Proteins encoded together in one Quercus lobata isolate SW786 chromosome 3, ValleyOak3.0 Primary Assembly, whole genome shotgun sequence window:
- the LOC115982552 gene encoding transcription factor MYB15-like, whose translation MVRTPCCEKMGLKKGPWTPEEDQVLISYIQTYGHANWRALPKQAGLLRCGKSCRLRWTNYLRPDIKRGNFNMEEEETIIKLHHMLGNRWSAIAARLPGRTDNEIKNFWNSHLKKRSLAQNLATPTTTNQAVGTPGYMLDRDFQGHVHAPNFPQESWKFVCLDPIRKEAEGSSQTISMETEETFNNDSSKNNDEMDFWYKLFIKSGESSQPHVSLGQFG comes from the exons ATGGTGAGGACTCCTTGCTGTGAGAAGATGGGACTAAAGAAGGGACCATGGACTCCTGAAGAAGATCAGGTATTGATTTCATACATCCAAACATACGGACATGCAAATTGGCGGGCGCTTCCCAAGCAAGCAG GTTTACTAAGGTGTGGAAAGAGTTGCAGGCTTCGATGGACTAATTACTTGCGGCCAGATATCAAACGAGGAAACTTTAAcatggaagaagaagagaccATCATCAAGCTACATCACATGCTTGGAAATAG ATGGTCTGCCATCGCAGCAAGATTACCAGGACGAACCGATAACGAAATCAAAAACTTCTGGAATAGCCACTTGAAGAAGAGATCACTTGCACAAAATTTAGCCACTCCAACCACCACAAATCAGGCTGTTGGAACGCCTGGTTATATGCTTGATAGAGATTTTCAAGGTCATGTTCATGCACCAAATTTCCCCCAAGAGTCTTGGAAATTTGTGTGTTTAGATCCAATCAGGAAGGAGGCAGAGGGATCATCACAAACCATTTCAATGGAAACAGAGGAAACATTTAACAATGATAGTTCCAAAAACAATGATGAAATGGATTTTTGGTACAAGCTCTTCATAAAATCTGGCGAGTCATCACAACCTCATGTAAGCTTAGGACAGTTTGGCtag